The sequence GACGTTCGACGGCCGCGAGCGACTCGCCACGCGCGGCAGTCCCGTGTACGGCGAGCCGACGGACGGCCCATGGCGCCTCTGGGACGCCGGACGGTCGAAACTCGGCGCCATGCTGGAACTCGGCCTCGACACCGGTCTCGCTGGCGGCGACGCCGTGCTCTATCTCGGCGCTGCCAGCGGGACGACCGTGAGCCACGTCGCCGATGTCTGTGGACCGACCTACGCCGTCGAGTTCGCGCCGCGGCCCGCGCGTGATCTCGTCGATGTCGCGGCGTCTCGCCCAACCCTCTTTCCGCTCCTCAAGGACGCCCGTCGGCCGGAGACGTACGCCCACGTCGTCGAGTCGGGGCTCGACGCCATCGTGCAGGACGTGGCCACTCGCGGCCAGGCCCGCGTCGCGACGCGAAACCGACAGTTCCTCGCCGCTGACGGCCGCCTCGTTGCCTCCATCAAAGCCCGCAGCGAGGACGTAACCGCGGAGCCCGCGGCCGTGTTCGAGGACGCGCTCGACGAGTTGCGGACGGCGTACGAAATCCTGGAGACGGCGCGCCTGGACCGCTATCACGACGACCACCTCGCCGTGATCGCTCGCCCCCGCACCGACGACTGATCGTCGGCACCCAGGGAGGCGACTATCTTCGTTGACGTACAGCCGAGGGGATGACCCCGCGACAACGCGGTGGTATCACCCGCCAAAGCTTCTTGGGTCGACGCTCCCGACATCGCGTATGGCCTTCACCGACGACCTCCAGCCCGTCGCCGAGACCCTGTGGGACGACATCGTCGCCCACCCGATGGTGTCCCGCCTCGGCGACGGTAGCCTCGACGTCGAACCGTTCGCGTACTGGGTGCGCCAGGACTACGTGTATCTGATCGACTACGCGCGGGTGTTCGCCCACGGCGCCGCGGCGGCGCCCACGCTGGAGCGGATGGGGACGTTCGCTGAGTTGCTCCACGAGACGCTCACCACCGAGATGGACCTTCACCGGGCCTACGCCGCCGAGTTCGGCATCAGCGAGACCGATCTCGAAGCGACCGAGCCCTCGCCGACGACCCGGGCGTACACCGACTTCCTCGTCCGGGTGGCCGCCACGGGGTCGTTCGGTGACCTCGTCGCGGCGCTCCTGCCCTGTATGTGGGGGTTCAACGAGACGGCGAAGCGCCTCGAAGCCGACGGCCTTCCCGACGATGACCGCTACGCCGAGTGGATCAGCACGTACGCCGGCGCGGAGTTCTCGGAACTCACCGCCTGGTGCAAGGACCTCCTGGACGAGGTGGCGGCCGAGGCGAGCGAGGCGGAGCGCGAGCGGTATCGCGATCTGTTCGTCACGTCCGGACGCTACGAGTACCGGTTCTGGGACGCCGCCTGGCGCCAGGAGTCGTGGACGATCAGTCCCGAATGAGTCACGCGGACGAACTCCGTCGGCTACGCGACCATCTCGATGCGACCGAAGAACTCCCGGTTCGGCCGGACGCGAGTCCGTGGCTCGGCGAAGCGGCAGCCATCGCGTCGGATCTGGTGGATGCGGAGCTGCCGCCGGCGGTCGTCGCCGAGCGGGTGGAACACGTCGCGGCGCTGCTGGACGAAATAGAGACGACAGGAAATCAATCGGCGGACGAACACGTCGCTGCGGCCGAACGGCTGGCGAACCGAATCGTGACGGCAGCCGACGAGTGAGCGGGGACCGTCGGCAGCGTTACACCAAACCGTATCAGGCCGGCGTCGCTTCTTCGATCAGCTCCGAGACGTACTGGTCTTCCCACTCGCGGCGGGCTTCGAGTTCGCGTCGTCCGCGGCGCGTCAGCGTGTAGTAGTTGGTGCGGCGGTCTCGTTGCCCTTTGTCGATGAGGCCCTTCTCGACCAGGGTGTCGAGATTGGGGTACAGCCGCCCGTGATGGATCTCGCTCTCGTAATAATCTTCGAGTTCCTCCTTGATCGCCAGCCCGTGGGGCTCGTCGAGCCCGGCGATGACATACAGGAGATCTCGCTGGAAGCCGGTCAAGTCGTGCATCGTCAGTTTTCGTTTATATCTCGATGCTTATATGACTGTCGTGAGAGGACACGATTGCACTCGACGATCCGAATCTCCCCGGAAGCGGCGCCTCGGCGAGCGAACGGCCGGGATCGCGAGTCGGCACTTCCCTCGCTTCTCGTGCGTTCGTGGGGGAACGTCACCGTCTACTGATACTGGCCAGACGGGAGGGGGGCGGTCGACTTCCGTGGCATCCGGCCGTCGTCCACGGCTTATTTAATCGGCGGCACCAAACGGAGGAGCGATGGAACTCGGCTCGCGGGACGCGTTCGCGCGGATGGGGACGCTCGGCATCGAAGAGGAGTTCTACATCGTCGACGAGGCGGGACGGCCGACCGCGGGGATCGACGACCTGATCTACGGAAGCGAGCCGCCCGAACCGCTCGTCGACCGTCTCGATCACGAACTGTTTCAGTTCACCATTGAAACGCAGACGCCGCTCATCGAACGGCTGAGCGATGCGGCCGCCGAACTGCGAGTCGTCCGCGAGGCGCTGGTGCAACACGCCGCCGATCACGGCTACCGGATCGCCGCCGCGGGGCTGCATCCGACGGCGAAGTGGCGCGAACTCGACCACGCGACCAAAGCGCGCTACCGCGCCCAACTCGACCGTATTCAGTATCCTCAGCACCGGAACACCACCGCCGGCCTGCACGTCCACGTCGGCGTCGACGACGCCGATAAGGCGACCTGGATCGCCAACCGGCTCCGGTGGTATCTCCCCATGCTCCTCGCGCTCTCGGCGAACTCCCCGTTCTGGAACGGCTTCGACACGGGCCTGGCCTCCGCCCGCGCCAAGATATTCGAGAACCTCCCGAACACCGGCATCCCCACCGCGTTCGAGGATTTCGACGCCTACCAGCGGTTCGAGCGTCACATGGTCGAAACGGGATCGATCAACGACCGCGGCGAACTCTGGTTCGATGTCCGTCCTCACACCGGTCACGGCACCGTCGAAGTGCGCACGCCCGACGCCCAGGCCGACCCCGACCGCGTGCTCGCGTTCGCCGAGTACGTCCACGCGCTGGTCGTCGACCTGGGTGAGCGCTACGAGGACGGCGAGTCACTCCCCCGTCTCCGCCGGGAGTTCCTCGACGAG comes from Haloplanus sp. XH21 and encodes:
- a CDS encoding fibrillarin-like rRNA/tRNA 2'-O-methyltransferase, which codes for MSLPDGVERRTFDGRERLATRGSPVYGEPTDGPWRLWDAGRSKLGAMLELGLDTGLAGGDAVLYLGAASGTTVSHVADVCGPTYAVEFAPRPARDLVDVAASRPTLFPLLKDARRPETYAHVVESGLDAIVQDVATRGQARVATRNRQFLAADGRLVASIKARSEDVTAEPAAVFEDALDELRTAYEILETARLDRYHDDHLAVIARPRTDD
- the tenA gene encoding thiaminase II yields the protein MAFTDDLQPVAETLWDDIVAHPMVSRLGDGSLDVEPFAYWVRQDYVYLIDYARVFAHGAAAAPTLERMGTFAELLHETLTTEMDLHRAYAAEFGISETDLEATEPSPTTRAYTDFLVRVAATGSFGDLVAALLPCMWGFNETAKRLEADGLPDDDRYAEWISTYAGAEFSELTAWCKDLLDEVAAEASEAERERYRDLFVTSGRYEYRFWDAAWRQESWTISPE
- a CDS encoding PadR family transcriptional regulator, coding for MHDLTGFQRDLLYVIAGLDEPHGLAIKEELEDYYESEIHHGRLYPNLDTLVEKGLIDKGQRDRRTNYYTLTRRGRRELEARREWEDQYVSELIEEATPA
- a CDS encoding glutamate--cysteine ligase; its protein translation is MELGSRDAFARMGTLGIEEEFYIVDEAGRPTAGIDDLIYGSEPPEPLVDRLDHELFQFTIETQTPLIERLSDAAAELRVVREALVQHAADHGYRIAAAGLHPTAKWRELDHATKARYRAQLDRIQYPQHRNTTAGLHVHVGVDDADKATWIANRLRWYLPMLLALSANSPFWNGFDTGLASARAKIFENLPNTGIPTAFEDFDAYQRFERHMVETGSINDRGELWFDVRPHTGHGTVEVRTPDAQADPDRVLAFAEYVHALVVDLGERYEDGESLPRLRREFLDENKWRAMRHGHDAEFVTRAGDDTISLAAFVDRESDRLGVDGLRAILDAPSGAATQRRIHDADGADALRESLLLPSP